A stretch of the Veillonella parvula DSM 2008 genome encodes the following:
- a CDS encoding helix-turn-helix transcriptional regulator, with product MASKKAVLVYILEILKDETDANHTLSQEEIRSILAERYEVSVDRKTLGRHLNDLYESGDFSIQCEESAVGADGTIRRTDFYMIHTFEDSELRLLIDGILASRHITASQRKDLIGRVAKLGSSYFKPHGIDIESNTGYLHRSQDLFLNIDLIEEAIQKGRKISLAYCQPDVDKRLHINLGPDHKERKYVFNPFQLVMNRGHYYLVGNHENYDDMSTLRVDRIAHITVLNERRKPLREIKGYQQQRTFNVSQYVKEHIYMFGGESITVTFKARRSIVNQILDWFDGNVEFTNITADNVVCRVRVNHDAFKYWALQYMQSVKVLTPASLVTEVKAAIEEGLHQYS from the coding sequence ATGGCATCTAAAAAGGCTGTTCTAGTATACATACTGGAAATCCTGAAAGACGAAACAGATGCTAATCATACGTTATCTCAAGAGGAGATTCGCAGTATATTAGCCGAACGGTACGAGGTATCCGTCGATCGGAAAACCTTAGGCCGTCATTTAAATGATTTATATGAATCTGGAGATTTTAGTATTCAATGTGAAGAGTCTGCTGTGGGAGCAGATGGCACCATTCGACGTACTGATTTCTATATGATTCATACCTTTGAAGATTCTGAATTGCGATTATTGATTGATGGTATATTGGCATCTCGCCATATTACTGCATCTCAACGTAAAGATTTAATCGGGCGTGTTGCAAAATTGGGTAGCTCCTATTTTAAGCCTCATGGTATTGATATTGAAAGTAATACGGGGTACCTTCATAGAAGCCAAGATTTATTTCTTAATATTGATCTCATAGAAGAAGCAATACAAAAGGGTAGAAAAATTTCATTGGCCTATTGCCAACCAGATGTGGATAAGCGATTACATATTAATCTTGGGCCAGATCATAAGGAACGGAAGTATGTATTTAATCCATTCCAACTAGTAATGAATCGAGGACATTATTACTTGGTAGGAAATCACGAAAATTATGATGACATGTCTACATTACGCGTTGATCGAATTGCACATATTACGGTGCTAAATGAACGTAGAAAACCTTTGCGGGAGATAAAGGGATATCAACAACAACGCACCTTTAATGTGTCACAATACGTAAAGGAACATATTTATATGTTCGGTGGTGAATCTATTACTGTTACGTTTAAAGCTAGACGTTCCATCGTAAATCAAATTTTAGATTGGTTCGATGGCAATGTAGAGTTTACAAATATAACAGCTGATAATGTTGTATGTCGTGTACGTGTTAATCATGACGCCTTTAAATATTGGGCGCTCCAATATATGCAAAGTGTAAAGGTGCTTACTCCAGCTTCTTTAGTGACAGAAGTAAAAGCCGCAATTGAGGAAGGTTTACACCAATATTCATAA